The following proteins are co-located in the Agromyces laixinhei genome:
- a CDS encoding TMEM175 family protein produces the protein MSTGAAATLRYERESVEFARTFAFLDAVYAIALTLLVINIDPPEASAWTSVSALLSSGLGWQLLGFAISFAVIAVFWRVNHRIVSGFSAISPATITVNLVAIAFIVLIPFSTQGISDVALTDEPLTVAVYALNISLAVLAQATVYIVARRDGLLRDPLPRRADAVNLIDTLTTPVIFLASIPVAYLLGADWGRYTWLLLLVVGPISGAWAKRRVALITASAAGHPADRDVAT, from the coding sequence GTGAGCACCGGGGCCGCGGCGACACTCAGATACGAACGTGAGAGCGTCGAGTTCGCGCGCACCTTCGCGTTCCTCGACGCGGTCTACGCGATCGCCCTCACGCTGCTCGTGATCAACATCGATCCGCCCGAGGCATCCGCGTGGACGAGCGTGAGCGCACTGCTCTCGAGCGGGCTCGGCTGGCAGCTGCTCGGATTCGCCATCAGCTTCGCAGTGATCGCCGTGTTCTGGCGTGTCAACCACCGCATCGTCTCGGGCTTCAGCGCGATCAGTCCGGCGACGATCACGGTGAACCTCGTGGCCATCGCCTTCATCGTGCTCATTCCCTTCTCGACCCAGGGGATCAGCGATGTCGCGCTCACCGACGAGCCGCTCACCGTGGCCGTCTACGCACTGAACATCAGCCTCGCCGTGCTCGCACAGGCAACGGTCTACATCGTCGCCCGGCGCGACGGATTGCTGCGCGATCCCCTCCCGCGTCGCGCCGACGCGGTGAATCTCATCGACACCCTCACGACGCCGGTCATCTTCCTCGCCTCGATTCCGGTCGCCTACCTTCTCGGCGCCGATTGGGGGCGGTACACCTGGCTCCTCCTGCTCGTCGTCGGCCCGATCAGCGGGGCATGGGCGAAGCGGCGCGTCGCCCTGATCACGGCATCGGCGGCGGGGCATCCCGCTGACCGCGACGTTGCGACCTGA
- a CDS encoding DEAD/DEAH box helicase codes for MPVDTYPFVEELAIARFVGPLNLSRGRTVERAGAVVSLSWDPAHFQLSADVQGTAARPYRSDVRLDLGIPGRTTILTGACTCPVGRNCKHVAATLLAAAERNRREQAELAEADGHDATTATAAGWRGELAALAGTRDGSDERADAAATRQPLALQFELRERVARRRSARQAARDEPASSAASVDRLAVRPVTRGARGGWIKGNLTWQNVGFQGRAGGFDPVQARWFAEFSLLKGTRHSAFAEYGSAWISLDEYESRTLWALLEAAPRLGIALVGSTARTEIEVAGPAVIGLDARRAAGAPSEQDGDDDAAAHNSNSTADLVLTPSVTVDGVVHPSEQVRLIGAHGVYAYDFAEGRITLASLAAPLTAAGRAAVRRRAPIVVPADEVEAFVEEQYSTLARSLRLASGDGSFALPELPPATLVATMHHEPNHVVRLEWEWETDGGRRFALDAPDEEFHDPDRERLVATSAALLLADDPAGLPTVTPGSEPRLRPEATLRGLASAEFAARLVPRLQELERLRLVVIGDPPAYRELVAAPQLTVTTVESERTDWFDLGVIVTVEGKKVPFGPLFSALAKGRPKLLLVDGSYLSLKQPVFDPLRELIDEAGSLREWEAGIRISRYQTSLWAEFEDLADQSETAVAWRETVAGLREADQVEEIAPPVGLALELRPYQLAGFRWLAFLYRHGLGGILADDMGLGKTAQTLALIAHAGESAPEGRRFPFLVVAPTSVVSNWAAEAARFVPGLRVETVAATQAASRTRLADVAARADIVVTSYAILRLDAPEFAGLEWAGLVLDEAQFVKNASSKANAAARDIRAPFRLAVTGTPVENNLMELWALLKIVAPGLFPSGRGFAERFARPIENDHNADRLAALRRRIRPFMLRRTKEVVAPELPPKQEQVLTVQLDPEHQRVYDAFLQLERQKLLGLIDDLDRNRFTVFRSLTLLRMLSLHAALIDPEQYAEVPSAKLDALFEQLDEVVAEGHRALVFSQFTSFLQLAAARLEATGVPYAYLDGSTTRRGDVIAKFREGDAPVFLISLKAGGFGLNLTEADYVFLLDPWWNPASEAQAVDRAHRIGQSKPVNVYRMVAEGTIEEKVMALKARKAKLVSSLMDDGELFSETLTADDIRGLIGG; via the coding sequence ATGCCCGTCGACACGTACCCGTTCGTGGAAGAGCTCGCGATCGCGAGGTTCGTCGGACCGCTGAACCTGAGCCGCGGCCGCACGGTCGAGCGCGCCGGCGCCGTCGTGTCGCTCAGCTGGGATCCGGCGCACTTCCAACTGAGCGCCGACGTGCAGGGCACGGCGGCCCGGCCGTATCGCTCCGACGTGAGACTCGACCTCGGCATCCCCGGCCGCACGACGATCCTCACGGGCGCCTGCACCTGCCCCGTCGGCCGCAACTGCAAGCATGTCGCCGCGACCCTGCTCGCGGCTGCCGAACGCAACCGACGCGAACAGGCAGAGCTCGCCGAAGCCGACGGTCATGATGCGACGACCGCGACAGCGGCCGGGTGGCGCGGCGAGCTGGCGGCGCTCGCCGGCACGCGGGACGGTTCCGACGAGCGAGCGGATGCCGCGGCGACGCGCCAACCGCTCGCGCTCCAGTTCGAACTGCGCGAGCGCGTCGCGCGGCGGAGGAGCGCCCGCCAGGCGGCTCGAGACGAACCCGCGTCGTCCGCGGCATCCGTCGACCGTCTCGCCGTTCGCCCGGTGACGCGCGGCGCCCGCGGCGGCTGGATCAAGGGCAACCTCACGTGGCAGAACGTCGGATTCCAGGGTCGAGCGGGCGGATTCGATCCGGTGCAGGCGCGATGGTTCGCCGAGTTCTCGCTGCTGAAGGGCACTCGGCACTCCGCCTTCGCGGAGTACGGCTCGGCCTGGATCTCGCTCGACGAGTACGAGAGCCGCACGCTGTGGGCGCTGCTCGAGGCGGCACCGCGCCTCGGCATCGCACTCGTCGGCTCGACGGCGCGCACCGAGATCGAGGTCGCCGGACCCGCGGTCATCGGACTCGACGCGCGGCGAGCGGCAGGCGCGCCGTCCGAGCAGGATGGCGACGACGACGCAGCCGCTCACAACTCCAACAGCACTGCCGACCTCGTGCTCACGCCGTCGGTCACGGTCGACGGCGTCGTGCACCCGAGCGAGCAGGTGCGCCTGATCGGTGCCCACGGGGTGTACGCCTACGACTTCGCGGAGGGCCGGATCACCCTCGCATCCCTCGCGGCTCCCCTCACCGCCGCCGGCCGTGCCGCCGTGCGGCGACGCGCTCCGATCGTCGTGCCCGCCGATGAGGTCGAAGCCTTCGTCGAGGAGCAGTACTCGACACTCGCTCGGTCGCTTCGGCTCGCGAGCGGAGACGGCAGCTTCGCGCTGCCCGAACTGCCACCGGCGACCCTCGTCGCCACGATGCACCACGAGCCGAACCATGTCGTGCGACTCGAGTGGGAATGGGAGACCGACGGAGGTCGCAGGTTCGCGCTCGACGCACCCGACGAAGAGTTCCACGACCCCGACCGGGAGCGGCTCGTCGCGACATCCGCCGCCCTGCTGCTCGCCGACGACCCCGCCGGGCTGCCGACGGTGACCCCGGGTTCCGAACCGCGACTCCGCCCCGAAGCGACGCTGCGCGGGCTCGCGAGCGCCGAATTCGCCGCACGGCTCGTGCCCCGGCTGCAGGAACTCGAACGGCTGCGGCTCGTCGTGATCGGCGATCCGCCCGCCTATCGCGAACTCGTCGCGGCGCCGCAGCTGACCGTCACGACGGTCGAGAGCGAACGCACCGACTGGTTCGACCTCGGCGTCATCGTCACCGTCGAGGGCAAGAAGGTGCCGTTCGGGCCGCTGTTCAGCGCCCTCGCGAAGGGTCGGCCGAAACTGCTGCTCGTCGATGGAAGCTATCTGTCGCTCAAGCAGCCCGTGTTCGATCCACTGCGGGAGCTCATCGACGAGGCCGGTTCGCTGCGCGAGTGGGAGGCGGGAATCCGCATCAGCCGCTACCAGACGAGCCTCTGGGCGGAGTTCGAGGATCTCGCCGACCAGTCGGAGACGGCAGTGGCCTGGCGCGAGACCGTCGCCGGACTCCGCGAAGCCGACCAGGTGGAGGAGATCGCGCCGCCCGTCGGGCTCGCCCTCGAGCTGCGCCCGTACCAGCTCGCCGGGTTCCGATGGCTCGCCTTCCTGTACCGGCACGGGCTCGGCGGAATCCTCGCCGACGACATGGGCCTCGGCAAGACCGCGCAGACCCTTGCGCTCATCGCCCACGCCGGCGAGAGCGCGCCGGAGGGTCGGCGGTTCCCCTTCCTCGTCGTGGCCCCGACCTCGGTCGTCTCGAACTGGGCGGCCGAGGCGGCGCGCTTCGTGCCGGGTCTCCGGGTCGAAACGGTGGCCGCCACGCAGGCGGCCAGCCGCACGCGGCTCGCGGATGTCGCGGCGCGCGCCGACATCGTCGTGACGAGCTACGCGATCCTGCGCCTCGACGCTCCCGAGTTCGCCGGGCTCGAATGGGCCGGGCTCGTGCTCGACGAGGCGCAGTTCGTGAAGAACGCGTCATCGAAGGCGAATGCCGCGGCACGCGACATCCGTGCGCCGTTCCGGCTGGCCGTCACCGGCACGCCCGTCGAGAACAACCTGATGGAGCTGTGGGCGCTCCTGAAGATCGTCGCACCCGGGCTCTTCCCTTCGGGTCGAGGGTTCGCGGAGCGATTCGCCCGCCCGATCGAGAACGACCACAACGCCGACCGACTCGCGGCGCTGCGCCGCCGCATCCGCCCGTTCATGCTGCGCCGCACCAAGGAGGTCGTCGCGCCGGAACTGCCCCCGAAGCAGGAGCAGGTGCTGACGGTGCAGCTCGACCCGGAACACCAACGCGTGTACGACGCGTTCCTGCAGCTCGAACGACAGAAGCTGCTGGGCCTCATCGACGACCTGGATCGCAACCGGTTCACGGTCTTCCGTTCGCTGACGCTGCTGCGCATGCTGAGTCTGCACGCCGCGCTCATCGACCCGGAACAATACGCCGAGGTGCCGTCGGCGAAGCTCGACGCCCTCTTCGAGCAGCTCGACGAGGTCGTCGCCGAGGGGCACCGTGCGCTCGTGTTCAGCCAGTTCACCTCGTTCCTGCAGTTGGCAGCCGCGCGGCTCGAAGCGACGGGCGTGCCGTACGCCTACCTCGACGGCTCGACCACGCGGCGCGGCGACGTCATCGCGAAGTTCCGCGAGGGCGACGCCCCCGTGTTCCTGATCAGCCTCAAGGCGGGCGGGTTCGGTCTGAACCTCACCGAAGCCGACTACGTCTTCCTCCTCGACCCGTGGTGGAACCCCGCGAGCGAAGCCCAGGCCGTCGACCGGGCGCACCGCATCGGCCAGTCGAAGCCCGTGAACGTCTACCGCATGGTCGCCGAGGGCACGATCGAGGAGAAGGTCATGGCGCTGAAGGCCCGCAAGGCGAAGCTCGTCTCGTCGCTCATGGACGACGGCGAGCTCTTCAGCGAAACGCTCACGGCAGACGACATCAGGGGGCTGATCGGCGGGTGA
- a CDS encoding DUF2530 domain-containing protein, whose amino-acid sequence MRLWLSDGERRPDPAPARADGRKAVVAGTIGWIVALVACLVFRAQLESAGLAWLTGAAITGAAIGLIGLVVVQVIRRRSGQASEPSTD is encoded by the coding sequence ATGCGGCTCTGGCTCAGCGACGGGGAACGACGCCCCGATCCGGCGCCCGCGCGTGCCGACGGCCGCAAGGCCGTGGTCGCGGGCACGATCGGCTGGATCGTCGCGCTCGTCGCGTGCCTCGTCTTCCGGGCGCAACTCGAGTCGGCGGGCCTCGCGTGGCTCACCGGCGCCGCGATCACCGGCGCGGCGATCGGCCTCATCGGCCTCGTGGTCGTGCAGGTGATCAGGCGGCGATCGGGTCAGGCGTCGGAGCCCTCGACGGACTGA
- a CDS encoding multidrug ABC transporter ATPase, translating to MSDSGPIIDNRAERVLAYMFAAIVALCIICFFAVMIGTFSGVSREEMGAGIWPVVLMLPWFGLPVAFLLLIALLIVNGVRRGRAARAGSS from the coding sequence GTGAGCGACTCCGGCCCCATCATCGACAATCGCGCCGAACGCGTCCTCGCATACATGTTCGCCGCCATCGTCGCGCTCTGCATCATCTGCTTCTTCGCCGTGATGATCGGCACCTTCTCCGGCGTGAGCCGTGAAGAGATGGGTGCCGGCATCTGGCCCGTCGTGTTGATGCTGCCCTGGTTCGGCCTCCCCGTCGCCTTCCTCCTCCTCATTGCACTGCTCATCGTCAACGGCGTGCGGCGGGGCCGCGCGGCGCGAGCCGGATCGAGCTGA
- a CDS encoding CHAP domain-containing protein yields the protein MRVFATVLVVPAIVGTMALPAYALMPGGETFAASGSFSLAKAEAQDIEVSSLVSGAAKSSDQYTVETKADIEAAQLAQEAADKAAWEANLASRSGSGSYAVHTVKAEGDDYPWWDQTPDDFGGGLSPLRYYFRECVDFVAWRMNRDAGVTSAPWKWDWSNLASGSAHAWADEWASKGWPTSSEPVVGAVAWFPYNHVAYVQSINADGSVNIEEYNQNSDHSYHRRTIPAGGALYLYPPG from the coding sequence ATGCGCGTCTTCGCGACCGTGCTGGTCGTGCCGGCGATCGTCGGCACGATGGCGTTGCCGGCATACGCGCTCATGCCGGGCGGCGAGACATTCGCGGCATCCGGAAGCTTCAGTCTCGCCAAGGCCGAGGCTCAAGACATCGAGGTCTCGTCGCTCGTGAGCGGCGCCGCGAAGTCGAGCGATCAGTACACCGTGGAGACGAAGGCCGACATCGAGGCGGCCCAGCTCGCGCAGGAGGCGGCAGACAAGGCGGCTTGGGAGGCGAACCTCGCATCGCGCAGCGGTTCGGGCAGTTACGCGGTGCACACCGTCAAGGCCGAGGGCGACGACTACCCCTGGTGGGACCAGACGCCCGACGACTTCGGCGGCGGGCTCTCACCGCTCCGCTACTACTTCCGCGAGTGCGTCGACTTCGTCGCGTGGCGCATGAATCGTGACGCCGGTGTCACGAGTGCCCCGTGGAAGTGGGACTGGTCGAACCTCGCCTCGGGCAGTGCGCACGCGTGGGCCGACGAGTGGGCGAGCAAGGGCTGGCCGACGTCGAGCGAGCCCGTCGTCGGTGCGGTCGCGTGGTTCCCCTACAACCACGTGGCGTACGTGCAGTCGATCAACGCCGACGGCAGCGTGAACATCGAGGAGTACAACCAGAACTCCGACCATTCCTACCACCGCCGCACGATTCCGGCGGGCGGGGCGCTCTACCTCTACCCGCCGGGCTGA
- a CDS encoding DUF3027 domain-containing protein, with protein sequence MPEPTEADRAEQEQIEHPERSGTEPAQAQLAATEPAVAVVADEVLLSSVDLARQALLEVTAPETVGSVAGHLVEGEHVLTLLFASDLSGYPGWHWSVTLSRFDDTAEPTVLSTELMPGEAALLAPDWVPWSERLADYRAAQEAVAAAAAESEDADADADDADADDDEDDVDDDEEFDGIDIDAFDESGDDEPEGDDEPEDQSVEGSDA encoded by the coding sequence ATGCCTGAACCGACGGAAGCCGATCGGGCCGAACAGGAACAGATCGAACACCCCGAACGGTCAGGCACCGAACCGGCGCAGGCCCAGCTCGCGGCGACCGAACCCGCGGTGGCCGTCGTGGCCGACGAGGTGCTGCTGTCGTCGGTGGATCTCGCCCGGCAGGCGTTGCTCGAGGTCACCGCACCCGAGACGGTCGGTTCGGTCGCCGGACACCTGGTCGAGGGTGAGCATGTGCTGACGCTGCTCTTCGCGTCCGACCTCAGCGGGTACCCCGGATGGCACTGGAGCGTCACGCTCTCACGGTTCGACGACACCGCCGAGCCCACGGTGCTGAGCACCGAACTCATGCCGGGCGAGGCTGCGCTGCTCGCGCCCGACTGGGTGCCGTGGTCGGAGCGGCTGGCCGACTACCGCGCCGCACAGGAGGCGGTCGCCGCTGCTGCAGCTGAATCCGAGGACGCCGACGCCGATGCTGACGACGCCGATGCTGACGACGACGAGGATGACGTCGACGACGATGAGGAGTTCGACGGCATCGACATCGATGCGTTCGACGAATCGGGCGACGACGAGCCCGAGGGCGACGACGAGCCCGAAGATCAGTCCGTCGAGGGCTCCGACGCCTGA
- a CDS encoding metal-dependent transcriptional regulator: MTDLIDTTEMYLRTILDLEEENIVPLRARISERLGHSGPTVSQTVARMERDGLVVVSGDRHLELTPDGRSKAVHVMRKHRLAERLLSDVIGLEWEFVHDEACRWEHVMSEQVERRLIEILGSPRESPYGNPIPGLEELGLLPSDPFMSGVVNLVEAVDASEEPIRGVVRRLGEPMQFDPELLAQMRQAGVMPGAAATFRRVGGYVLVEVDGVDGGLELPSEVAGHLFIAA; the protein is encoded by the coding sequence GTGACCGACCTGATCGACACCACGGAGATGTATCTCCGCACCATCCTCGATCTCGAGGAGGAGAACATCGTGCCCTTGCGCGCACGAATCTCCGAACGCCTCGGTCACTCCGGCCCGACCGTCTCGCAGACGGTCGCCCGCATGGAGCGCGACGGACTCGTCGTCGTCTCCGGCGACCGCCACCTCGAGCTCACGCCCGACGGCCGCTCGAAGGCGGTGCACGTCATGCGCAAGCACCGTCTCGCCGAACGACTGCTCTCCGACGTCATCGGGCTCGAGTGGGAGTTCGTGCACGACGAGGCCTGCCGCTGGGAACACGTCATGAGCGAACAGGTCGAGCGTCGTCTCATCGAGATCCTCGGCAGCCCGCGCGAGTCGCCCTACGGCAACCCCATCCCCGGGCTCGAAGAACTCGGCCTGCTGCCGTCCGACCCCTTCATGTCGGGTGTCGTGAACCTCGTCGAGGCGGTCGATGCGAGCGAGGAGCCGATCCGCGGCGTGGTGCGTCGCCTCGGCGAACCGATGCAGTTCGACCCCGAACTCCTCGCCCAGATGCGGCAGGCCGGCGTCATGCCGGGCGCCGCGGCGACGTTCCGCCGTGTCGGCGGCTACGTGCTCGTCGAGGTCGACGGCGTCGACGGCGGTCTCGAGCTGCCGAGCGAGGTCGCGGGGCACCTCTTCATCGCAGCGTGA
- a CDS encoding C40 family peptidase, translated as MARISRRRLTRNPARGAATKAIIAAKAPVSPGSPQPDAAARVAASTLPSTRRLRRGPLANVLVMSVAAGIIGTLAIPAYAFAPGSGGPQFAQTDVTKLTKAEAQSVEVTDDVIAAPVTKDGYDTVTGAEIQAAADAAAAAEAARVAAETAMTSYAASYSGPSVGDFLANPPYPSFDLASVYNVATQYIGTPYVYGGATPAGFDCSGFVMYVYAQFGISMPHSSAGQGAMGTRIAEADAQPGDLVIMPGHDGFYAGNGMILHAPYEGASVRVQPIWTSDYYIVRIGI; from the coding sequence TTGGCTCGAATCTCACGGCGGCGTCTCACCAGAAACCCCGCCCGCGGTGCCGCGACGAAGGCGATCATCGCCGCGAAAGCGCCCGTTTCCCCCGGTTCTCCACAGCCTGACGCGGCCGCACGCGTCGCCGCGTCCACACTGCCGTCGACGCGTCGTCTCCGGCGCGGGCCCCTCGCCAACGTGCTCGTCATGTCGGTCGCGGCCGGCATCATCGGCACGCTCGCCATCCCCGCGTACGCCTTCGCTCCGGGATCCGGCGGCCCGCAATTCGCCCAGACCGACGTCACGAAGCTCACGAAGGCCGAGGCGCAGTCGGTCGAGGTGACCGACGACGTCATCGCCGCACCGGTCACGAAAGACGGCTACGACACGGTCACGGGAGCCGAGATCCAGGCTGCGGCCGACGCTGCGGCTGCGGCCGAAGCGGCGCGCGTCGCCGCCGAGACGGCCATGACGTCGTACGCGGCGTCGTACTCGGGTCCGTCGGTCGGCGACTTCCTCGCGAACCCCCCGTACCCCAGCTTCGACCTCGCGAGCGTCTACAACGTCGCCACGCAGTACATCGGCACGCCCTACGTCTACGGCGGCGCGACCCCGGCCGGCTTCGACTGCTCGGGCTTCGTGATGTACGTCTACGCGCAGTTCGGCATCAGCATGCCCCACTCCTCCGCAGGGCAGGGCGCCATGGGCACCCGCATCGCCGAGGCCGACGCGCAACCCGGCGACCTCGTCATCATGCCGGGCCACGACGGGTTCTACGCCGGAAACGGCATGATCCTGCACGCGCCCTACGAGGGGGCATCCGTTCGAGTGCAGCCCATCTGGACGAGCGACTACTACATCGTTCGCATCGGCATCTGA
- a CDS encoding HNH endonuclease, with the protein MRTLVLNAGYEPLAVISFKRALLLVMNHKATVIEHEAGNPVCAASGSWQRPSVILLTRYVRPPRFSQAPVSRRGVLRRDDHRCAYCGRTAATIDHVLPRSRGGRDTWENLVACCLRCNNTKSDRTPAEMGWQLRFSPGRPNGRNWVVRGFERPLPQWNEYLVAA; encoded by the coding sequence ATGCGCACCCTCGTGCTCAACGCGGGCTATGAGCCGCTCGCCGTCATCTCATTCAAGCGCGCGCTGCTGCTCGTCATGAATCACAAGGCCACGGTCATCGAGCATGAGGCAGGCAATCCGGTATGCGCCGCGAGCGGTTCGTGGCAACGACCGAGCGTCATCCTGCTCACCCGTTACGTTCGCCCGCCCCGGTTCAGCCAGGCGCCGGTGAGCCGGCGCGGAGTGCTGCGCCGCGACGACCACCGCTGCGCGTACTGCGGCCGCACGGCAGCCACGATCGACCACGTACTCCCGCGCTCGCGCGGCGGGCGTGACACCTGGGAGAACCTCGTCGCATGCTGCCTGCGCTGCAACAACACGAAGAGCGACCGCACCCCGGCCGAGATGGGCTGGCAGCTGCGGTTCAGCCCGGGCCGCCCGAACGGGCGCAACTGGGTCGTGCGCGGGTTCGAACGGCCGCTGCCGCAGTGGAACGAGTACCTCGTCGCGGCCTGA
- a CDS encoding cold-shock protein, with protein MPTGKVKFYDEEKGFGFISSDDGEEVFLHASALPAGAVVRAGSRLEFGVAAGKRGAQALSVRVLDTPVSLTKINRKPADDMAIIVEDVVKVLDGIGADLRRGRYPEKSKARTVAAVLRKVADDLDA; from the coding sequence ATGCCAACCGGCAAGGTCAAGTTCTACGACGAGGAGAAGGGCTTCGGCTTCATCAGCTCCGACGACGGCGAGGAGGTCTTCCTCCATGCATCCGCACTTCCCGCCGGCGCGGTCGTGCGAGCGGGCAGTCGACTCGAGTTCGGCGTCGCCGCCGGCAAGCGCGGCGCCCAGGCGCTGTCGGTGCGCGTGCTCGACACCCCGGTGAGCCTCACCAAGATCAACCGCAAGCCCGCCGACGACATGGCGATCATCGTCGAAGACGTCGTGAAGGTGCTCGACGGCATCGGCGCCGACCTCCGGCGTGGTCGCTACCCCGAGAAATCGAAGGCACGCACCGTCGCCGCAGTGCTGCGCAAGGTGGCTGACGATCTCGATGCCTGA
- a CDS encoding lactonase family protein encodes MSESIGTRFWVGASTTGALGTAARGIRSLDIAPDGRSTLGEPIDVGRNPMFLAVAQGTGLLGIVHELDDGLVSTWTIEGDTITPFGLPGTTGAGSPCHLAFDEAGSLIFAANYAGARLSVHRAAPDVAADVVLAADFTGSGPNRERQASSHPHQAVVDTARNQLLVPDLGSDRVRVLALDTLPEALQHDERRDIVMHAGAGPRHLVITGDLAITANELDRSASIIDLVEGREVAWCTIGDDVEPRGLGCSAIRLSSGGIVLIGDRDADALRGLRLDAEARTLELVATVVTGGRHPRDLELTHDERFALVADQASDSIAVVALDAGGVPTEVVDVIETPAPACLARV; translated from the coding sequence ATGAGCGAGTCGATTGGCACGAGATTCTGGGTCGGCGCGTCGACGACGGGTGCGCTGGGAACCGCGGCCCGCGGCATCCGCTCGCTCGACATCGCACCAGACGGCCGCTCGACGCTCGGCGAACCCATCGACGTCGGACGGAACCCCATGTTCCTGGCGGTCGCGCAGGGCACCGGCCTGCTCGGGATCGTGCACGAGCTCGACGACGGCCTCGTCTCGACGTGGACGATCGAGGGCGACACCATCACGCCGTTCGGTCTGCCCGGAACGACCGGAGCCGGCAGCCCCTGTCACCTCGCCTTCGACGAGGCCGGCTCGCTCATCTTCGCCGCCAACTACGCGGGTGCGCGGCTCTCGGTGCATCGTGCAGCGCCGGATGTCGCGGCCGACGTCGTGCTCGCGGCCGACTTCACCGGCTCCGGCCCGAACCGCGAGCGGCAGGCATCGTCGCATCCCCATCAGGCGGTCGTCGACACCGCTCGCAACCAGCTGCTCGTGCCCGACCTCGGCTCCGACCGTGTGCGGGTTCTGGCTCTCGACACCCTCCCCGAAGCGCTGCAGCACGACGAGAGACGTGACATCGTCATGCACGCCGGCGCGGGCCCCCGGCACCTCGTGATCACCGGCGACCTGGCCATCACCGCCAACGAGCTCGACCGCTCGGCGAGCATCATCGATCTCGTCGAGGGGCGCGAGGTCGCATGGTGCACGATCGGCGATGACGTCGAACCCCGCGGCTTGGGATGCTCGGCGATCCGTCTCAGCAGCGGCGGCATCGTGCTCATCGGCGACCGCGACGCCGATGCCCTGCGCGGGCTGCGACTCGACGCCGAAGCGCGCACGCTCGAACTCGTGGCGACGGTCGTGACGGGCGGGCGGCATCCGCGCGATCTCGAACTGACGCACGACGAGCGGTTCGCACTCGTCGCGGATCAGGCGTCCGACTCGATCGCCGTCGTCGCGCTCGACGCGGGAGGCGTTCCGACCGAGGTGGTCGACGTGATCGAGACGCCGGCGCCGGCGTGCCTGGCGCGCGTGTAG
- the serC gene encoding phosphoserine transaminase: MPSIVIPRDLLPADGRFGCGPSKVRPEQLAHLAALGPSILGTSHRQAPVKNLVGRVRSGLTDLFSLPDGYEVVLGNGGSTAFWDAAAFGLIEERAQLASFGEFGAKFAAAAAAPWLQAPDVRKAAPGSRAEPDVIAGIDVYAWPQNETSTGVMAPVARVAGDDGALTVIDATSAAGGILVDPTQFDVYYFAPQKNFASDGGIWFALLSPAAIERVERVAASGRYIPEFLSLKNAVDNSRLNQTLNTPALATLLLLENQLEWMNASGGLAWADARTRESSSVLYDWAERTSVATPFVSDAAHRSQVVVTIDFDESTDAAALAAVLRENGIVDTEPYRKLGRNQLRVATFTAIEPDDVRALTASIDHVLAQIG, from the coding sequence ATGCCGAGCATCGTGATTCCCCGTGACCTGCTGCCAGCCGACGGACGCTTCGGCTGCGGTCCGTCCAAGGTCCGGCCCGAGCAGCTCGCCCACCTCGCAGCGCTCGGCCCCTCGATCCTCGGCACCTCGCACCGCCAGGCTCCGGTGAAGAACCTCGTCGGCCGGGTGCGCAGCGGGCTCACCGACCTCTTCTCACTGCCCGACGGCTACGAGGTCGTACTCGGCAACGGCGGTTCGACCGCGTTCTGGGATGCAGCGGCCTTCGGCCTGATCGAGGAACGTGCACAGCTCGCCTCGTTCGGCGAGTTCGGCGCGAAGTTCGCCGCCGCGGCCGCGGCCCCATGGCTCCAGGCGCCCGACGTGCGCAAGGCGGCCCCCGGATCCCGGGCCGAACCCGACGTGATCGCGGGCATCGACGTCTACGCCTGGCCGCAGAACGAGACCTCCACCGGAGTGATGGCGCCCGTCGCCCGGGTGGCCGGCGACGACGGCGCGCTGACCGTCATCGATGCCACGAGTGCAGCGGGCGGCATCCTCGTCGACCCGACGCAGTTCGACGTCTACTACTTCGCCCCGCAGAAGAACTTCGCCTCCGACGGCGGCATCTGGTTCGCGCTCCTCTCGCCGGCGGCGATCGAGCGCGTCGAGCGCGTCGCGGCGAGCGGGCGGTACATTCCCGAGTTCCTGTCGCTGAAGAACGCCGTCGACAATTCACGGCTGAACCAGACGCTGAACACGCCGGCGCTCGCGACCCTGCTGCTGCTCGAGAACCAGCTCGAGTGGATGAACGCCTCCGGCGGCCTCGCCTGGGCCGACGCCCGCACCCGCGAGTCCTCATCGGTGCTCTACGACTGGGCCGAGCGCACCTCGGTCGCGACGCCGTTCGTCAGCGACGCCGCGCACCGCTCGCAGGTGGTCGTCACGATCGACTTCGACGAGTCGACGGATGCCGCGGCGCTCGCCGCGGTGCTCCGCGAGAACGGAATCGTCGACACGGAGCCCTACCGCAAGCTCGGCCGCAACCAGCTGCGGGTCGCGACCTTCACCGCGATCGAACCCGACGATGTTCGCGCGCTGACCGCCTCGATCGACCACGTGCTCGCGCAGATCGGCTGA